A window from Flavobacterium sp. 83 encodes these proteins:
- a CDS encoding DUF4369 domain-containing protein, which translates to MKKSIIAFATLLLITSCSEKESKTNLHITGNIKGLKKGTLYIQRVVDTSLVAIDTIKIDGNSTFESNLDLKSPEMLYLFLDRGVTNSRDNNLTFFAEPGNITIETSLDSYLSGAKIIGSKNNDLYQEYKKINSRFTDENLTLIEKKFNAIKNNNTKAIDSLSAKQDSNIKRKYLFATNFAINNRNYDVAPYIALSEIYDINIKYLDTIQKSMSPKVAQSLYGKKLTKYVADIKKQK; encoded by the coding sequence ATGAAAAAATCAATTATTGCATTCGCGACCCTTTTACTCATAACCTCTTGTAGTGAAAAGGAATCAAAAACAAACCTACATATTACCGGAAATATTAAAGGATTAAAAAAAGGGACTTTATACATCCAAAGAGTTGTAGATACATCTCTTGTTGCCATTGACACTATTAAAATAGATGGAAATTCTACTTTTGAAAGTAATTTAGATTTAAAATCTCCAGAAATGCTTTATTTATTTTTGGATAGAGGCGTGACCAATTCAAGAGATAACAACCTAACATTCTTTGCTGAACCAGGAAATATAACTATTGAAACTAGTTTAGACTCCTATCTTTCTGGTGCCAAAATTATAGGATCAAAAAATAACGATTTGTATCAAGAGTATAAAAAGATAAATTCTCGTTTCACAGATGAAAATCTTACTTTAATTGAGAAAAAATTCAATGCTATTAAAAATAATAACACGAAAGCGATTGACAGTTTAAGTGCAAAACAAGACTCAAATATAAAACGAAAGTATTTATTTGCTACCAACTTTGCAATAAACAACAGAAATTACGATGTAGCGCCTTATATTGCCTTATCAGAGATCTATGATATTAATATTAAATATTTAGATACAATTCAAAAATCAATGTCTCCAAAAGTGGCACAATCACTTTATGGAAAAAAATTGACTAAATATGTTGCCGATATCAAAAAGCAAAAGTAA
- a CDS encoding peptidase M61, translated as MKRILFSLAFASVLWSCKTASTAVATTSKQEVQVAINLNDIKNDKVMVTVNAPSISTDEITYHIPKTVPGTYSEDNYGRYIDDLKAYDTKGNLLTVKKTDVNSWSIANAKTLDKITYLVNDSFDTETGKKFGGDEIFSPAGSNIDAGKNIMLNTHCFVGYFTNYMSIPYKVTISHPAALWGATSMNDLDASTTNDKFITSRYAELVENPIMYAKPDYTTFTVDGMEILIGVYSPTGKYTAESITPEMKTMMTAQKNFLGTINSTKKYSVLLYLSTMKDDDAKGFGALEHPTATTVVLPEMMPKDELVKSMKDVVSHEFFHIVTPLSIHSKEIQYFDYNAPKMSEHLWMYEGVTEYFANLFQINQGLIPEEEFYTRMAEKIARANTLNDTMPFTVMSANVLTEPYKDQYLNVYEKGALIGMCLDIIIREKSNGEKGILNLMQQLSNEYGPVKPFNDNELFAKITALTYPEVGTFLTTYVSGTTPIPYATYLAKVGVTYTTEKIPGNVFLKDKTPYITVDQKTKEIIVDPKITLIDFYSSLGLKGGDIIMAINDKSYSLDNIYEMISDSQNWKENDPISLKIKRNGATQIIKGKVKLPYEEKDGLKATDSSKNKLKEAWLKA; from the coding sequence ATGAAACGAATACTTTTTTCCCTTGCTTTTGCCTCTGTTCTGTGGAGCTGCAAAACGGCAAGTACTGCTGTCGCTACTACTTCAAAACAAGAAGTTCAGGTTGCAATCAATTTAAATGATATAAAAAATGACAAGGTGATGGTAACCGTAAACGCACCATCAATTTCTACGGACGAAATTACCTATCATATTCCAAAAACAGTTCCGGGAACATATTCTGAAGACAACTATGGCAGATACATTGATGATTTAAAAGCATACGATACTAAAGGAAATCTACTGACAGTTAAAAAAACTGATGTTAATTCTTGGTCCATTGCTAATGCAAAAACTTTAGACAAGATCACTTATTTGGTAAATGATTCATTTGATACCGAAACGGGTAAAAAGTTTGGCGGTGATGAAATTTTTTCACCTGCTGGTTCCAATATTGATGCTGGGAAAAACATAATGTTAAACACGCATTGTTTTGTAGGTTATTTTACAAATTACATGTCAATACCGTATAAAGTAACAATTTCACATCCGGCCGCACTTTGGGGAGCTACCTCTATGAATGATTTGGACGCCAGTACCACTAATGATAAATTTATTACGTCTCGATATGCTGAGTTGGTAGAAAATCCAATAATGTATGCCAAGCCAGATTATACCACTTTTACAGTTGACGGAATGGAAATACTGATTGGCGTATATTCTCCAACCGGAAAATATACAGCTGAAAGTATTACTCCGGAAATGAAAACGATGATGACGGCTCAAAAAAACTTTTTGGGTACAATAAATTCTACTAAAAAATACAGCGTTTTGTTGTACCTGTCAACCATGAAGGATGATGATGCAAAAGGATTTGGCGCTTTGGAACATCCTACTGCAACAACGGTAGTTTTACCTGAAATGATGCCAAAGGATGAATTAGTAAAATCAATGAAAGATGTCGTTTCACATGAATTTTTCCACATTGTAACTCCTTTGTCTATTCATTCTAAAGAGATTCAGTACTTTGATTATAACGCCCCAAAAATGTCCGAACATTTATGGATGTATGAAGGAGTAACAGAATATTTCGCCAATCTTTTTCAAATAAATCAAGGACTAATACCCGAAGAAGAATTTTATACCCGTATGGCTGAAAAAATTGCCCGTGCCAACACACTGAATGACACAATGCCATTTACCGTCATGAGCGCCAACGTATTGACAGAACCTTACAAAGACCAATACTTAAATGTGTATGAAAAAGGAGCACTTATAGGAATGTGTTTAGATATTATAATTCGGGAAAAAAGCAACGGAGAAAAAGGAATTCTTAATTTGATGCAACAGCTGTCAAATGAATACGGTCCTGTAAAACCATTTAATGACAATGAGCTTTTTGCAAAAATTACAGCCTTGACCTATCCTGAAGTAGGAACTTTTTTAACTACATATGTATCTGGAACAACCCCAATTCCCTATGCCACTTACTTAGCTAAAGTAGGAGTTACCTATACAACTGAAAAGATTCCCGGTAATGTATTCTTAAAAGATAAAACACCATACATCACTGTTGATCAAAAAACGAAAGAAATTATCGTTGACCCAAAAATAACCTTAATTGATTTTTATAGCAGCTTAGGCCTTAAAGGTGGAGACATTATAATGGCTATAAATGACAAATCCTATTCGCTGGACAATATCTACGAAATGATTAGCGATAGCCAAAATTGGAAAGAAAACGATCCTATTAGCCTAAAAATAAAACGCAACGGCGCAACCCAAATTATTAAAGGAAAAGTAAAATTACCTTACGAAGAAAAAGACGGATTAAAAGCTACTGATTCTTCAAAAAACAAACTTAAAGAAGCCTGGCTAAAAGCATAA
- a CDS encoding alpha/beta hydrolase gives MKKSLLLVLTLFSVLAHSQTKTTLQTFDKEEISINSLLNGTLYSPLKQNKKTNLVILIAGSGPTDRDGNQKNLINNSSKYLSEELAKSGIAVFSYDKRIIAQMMAGTVNEATLSFDDFANDAKDVFAYFKNQKKYNKIIIAGHSEGSLIGMLAANNNADAFISLAGAGRTIDAVLVEQIEQQAPFLKEEVQKDLEILKSGKTFELKNQMLASLFRASVQPYMISWIKYNPQAEIKKLKIPVLLINGTKDLQVSVADAELLKKAKPDAELFIIDNMNHIFKEITGDETENMKSYTNPDLPIATKLTNTITAFIKSL, from the coding sequence ATGAAAAAATCACTACTCTTAGTCCTAACATTATTTTCAGTACTAGCTCATTCCCAAACAAAAACGACACTACAAACATTTGACAAAGAAGAAATTTCCATCAATTCATTGCTAAATGGCACGTTGTATTCTCCTTTAAAACAAAACAAAAAGACAAATCTGGTTATTCTAATTGCAGGCTCCGGACCTACTGATAGAGATGGAAATCAAAAAAATTTAATCAACAACTCTTCGAAATACTTATCAGAAGAATTAGCAAAAAGTGGTATTGCCGTTTTTAGTTATGACAAAAGAATTATCGCTCAAATGATGGCTGGAACCGTAAACGAGGCAACGCTTTCATTTGATGATTTTGCCAATGATGCTAAAGATGTTTTTGCTTATTTCAAAAATCAAAAAAAATACAACAAAATAATAATTGCAGGACACAGCGAAGGATCATTAATAGGAATGCTGGCCGCAAACAACAATGCCGATGCTTTTATTTCATTGGCGGGAGCCGGAAGAACAATTGATGCTGTTTTAGTAGAGCAAATTGAGCAACAAGCTCCTTTTCTAAAAGAAGAAGTACAAAAAGATCTTGAAATTCTTAAAAGCGGAAAGACTTTTGAACTAAAAAATCAAATGCTAGCCTCTCTATTTAGAGCAAGCGTTCAACCTTATATGATATCATGGATAAAATACAATCCGCAAGCCGAAATCAAAAAACTTAAAATTCCCGTATTACTGATAAATGGAACTAAAGACCTACAAGTTAGTGTTGCAGATGCGGAGCTATTAAAAAAAGCAAAACCTGATGCTGAACTTTTTATTATTGATAATATGAATCATATTTTTAAAGAAATTACGGGGGATGAAACCGAAAACATGAAATCCTATACTAATCCTGATTTACCGATAGCAACAAAATTAACCAATACGATTACTGCTTTTATTAAATCATTATAA
- a CDS encoding DUF2089 family protein has product MQPKLPIQCPSCENALSVTQLSCGNCATIVSGNYSLPLLLQISEEEQNFILQFFMTSGSLKEMASQMGNSYPTVRNKLDDIIQKINLLKQRI; this is encoded by the coding sequence ATGCAACCAAAACTTCCAATACAATGTCCGAGTTGCGAAAATGCACTTTCGGTCACACAGCTTTCATGCGGCAATTGCGCAACAATAGTTTCCGGCAATTATTCCTTACCGCTGCTTCTTCAAATTTCTGAGGAAGAACAAAACTTTATTCTTCAATTTTTTATGACAAGCGGAAGTTTGAAAGAAATGGCTTCTCAAATGGGAAATAGCTATCCCACCGTAAGAAATAAATTAGACGATATTATTCAGAAAATAAATCTCCTAAAACAAAGAATATGA
- a CDS encoding DUF2805 domain-containing protein, protein MKKSNRKELNWEQTEKLVTLALEEKNPFEIIKKEFGLAEKEVLEIMKKKMPAEKFEMWKKKATANKPKPKPVKIDDFDEDLDGKYYIKNKLD, encoded by the coding sequence ATGAAAAAGAGTAACCGCAAAGAATTGAACTGGGAACAAACAGAAAAACTTGTTACATTAGCCTTAGAGGAAAAAAATCCTTTTGAAATCATAAAAAAAGAATTTGGTTTGGCTGAAAAAGAGGTTCTTGAGATCATGAAAAAGAAGATGCCCGCAGAAAAATTTGAAATGTGGAAAAAGAAAGCTACTGCAAATAAACCAAAACCAAAACCAGTTAAAATAGATGATTTTGATGAAGATTTGGATGGTAAATATTACATAAAAAATAAACTTGACTAA
- a CDS encoding alpha-ketoglutarate-dependent dioxygenase AlkB, whose product MNSLFDSTPEPIHLNLPDAEIIYYPAFFTQEEADSIYEKLINEIPWQQDSIRVFGKIHPQPRLTALFGNEGKSYSYSNIEMQPHPWNSLLQKIKSKIESVSNTNFTTVLLNYYRDGKDSNGWHADNEKELGINPVIASVSFGAERMFQLKHNSNKDQKINILLEHGSLLLMNGTTQHFWKHQIPKTTKPIGPRINGTFRVIK is encoded by the coding sequence TTGAATTCACTATTTGACTCCACACCTGAACCGATACATCTTAATTTACCAGATGCCGAAATAATATATTATCCTGCTTTTTTTACCCAAGAAGAAGCTGATAGTATTTATGAAAAACTGATAAATGAAATCCCTTGGCAACAGGATAGTATTCGGGTTTTCGGTAAAATTCATCCGCAACCCCGATTAACAGCTTTATTTGGAAACGAAGGAAAATCGTATTCGTATTCAAATATAGAAATGCAGCCGCACCCTTGGAACTCGCTTTTGCAAAAGATAAAATCAAAAATTGAAAGTGTTTCGAATACGAATTTCACCACTGTTTTACTGAATTATTATCGCGACGGAAAAGACAGCAACGGCTGGCACGCCGATAATGAAAAAGAATTAGGGATAAATCCTGTGATTGCTTCAGTGAGTTTTGGCGCAGAACGTATGTTCCAGTTAAAACACAATTCCAACAAAGACCAAAAAATAAATATACTACTGGAACATGGGAGTTTATTACTGATGAATGGAACCACCCAACATTTCTGGAAACATCAAATTCCAAAAACCACGAAACCCATTGGCCCTCGAATAAATGGTACTTTTCGGGTAATCAAATAG
- a CDS encoding DMT family transporter, whose amino-acid sequence MIKNSVLKGVFLVGLGATSYGMLATFVKIAYSEDFTTPEVTIAQFVYGILGMLIINSYQKAKKGNEVVKASKKNIFQLMLAGTSLGMTSIFYYLAVKYIPVSIAIVLLMQTVWMGVLFEMILEKKIPSTQKIISVIIVLIGTALATNLIQSKIDLDWRGGVLGLLSAASFTMTMFNANRVAIHVSPAQRSLFMLLGGAIIVFGFAIVTQNTPFNFDIFMKWGVVLALFGTIIPPLLFNAGFPLTGIGLGSIVSALELPVSVLMAYFLLSEKVNNLQWLGIVLIIVAIVIMNVNLKKRT is encoded by the coding sequence ATGATAAAAAACAGTGTATTAAAAGGCGTTTTTTTAGTAGGACTTGGTGCAACGAGCTACGGAATGCTGGCAACGTTTGTCAAAATCGCCTATAGCGAAGATTTTACCACTCCCGAAGTAACAATAGCGCAGTTTGTATATGGAATCTTGGGAATGCTGATTATAAATAGCTATCAAAAAGCTAAAAAGGGAAATGAAGTTGTAAAAGCATCCAAGAAAAACATTTTTCAATTGATGCTTGCTGGAACTTCTCTGGGAATGACCAGTATTTTTTATTACTTGGCGGTAAAATATATCCCTGTTTCTATCGCGATAGTTTTATTAATGCAAACAGTTTGGATGGGCGTTTTATTCGAAATGATTTTAGAAAAAAAAATACCTTCCACACAAAAAATCATATCCGTAATCATCGTACTAATTGGAACAGCTCTTGCTACGAATCTCATTCAAAGCAAAATCGATTTAGACTGGCGAGGTGGCGTATTAGGGCTATTATCAGCAGCTTCCTTTACCATGACTATGTTTAATGCTAATCGCGTAGCCATCCATGTTTCACCGGCACAACGCAGTTTATTCATGTTGCTGGGTGGAGCAATCATTGTGTTTGGATTTGCAATTGTAACTCAAAACACGCCTTTCAATTTTGATATTTTTATGAAATGGGGAGTTGTACTCGCTCTTTTTGGAACAATCATTCCGCCATTATTGTTTAATGCAGGTTTTCCTCTTACAGGAATTGGATTAGGAAGTATAGTATCAGCATTAGAGCTTCCGGTTTCAGTACTAATGGCTTATTTTCTTTTGAGTGAAAAAGTAAACAACCTGCAGTGGTTAGGAATAGTCTTAATTATTGTAGCTATAGTCATCATGAATGTAAATCTTAAGAAAAGGACCTGA
- a CDS encoding DUF2721 domain-containing protein, translating to MTLQIETPALLFSATSLILLAYTNRFLTVATIVRGLKKTYKEKENKIILLEIKNLNLRLTLIRYMQMAGVLSLFLSVFTMLLLFLEQQLFGIYLFGISLLGLLISLGLSFWEINISVDALRMHLSDLIEKETK from the coding sequence ATGACTTTACAAATAGAAACTCCAGCTTTACTTTTCTCAGCTACCTCCTTGATTTTATTAGCATATACAAACCGTTTTTTGACCGTTGCAACAATTGTTAGAGGACTAAAAAAGACATACAAAGAGAAAGAAAATAAAATAATTTTACTGGAGATTAAAAACCTGAACTTACGATTAACACTCATTCGCTACATGCAAATGGCGGGAGTATTGAGTCTCTTTTTATCCGTTTTCACAATGTTATTGCTGTTTTTAGAGCAGCAATTATTTGGAATTTATCTTTTTGGAATAAGTTTACTTGGTTTACTTATTTCTTTGGGATTATCTTTTTGGGAAATAAACATTTCAGTTGATGCATTGCGTATGCATTTAAGTGATTTGATAGAAAAAGAGACAAAATAA